A genomic window from Micromonospora sp. WMMA1947 includes:
- a CDS encoding ABC transporter permease yields the protein MNGPILAATTGRILRQLRHDRRTVALLVLVPSVLLTLVYFMYVDQPAPPGAPSTFDRVALIMLGFFPFIIMFLVTSIAMLRERTTGTLERLLTTPLGKLDLLFGYGIAFGLAGVLQSTVASVVAYRVFGLETAGSAWLVVLIAGVNAVLAVALGLFCSAFARTEFQAVQFMPVVVAPQLLLCGLFVPRDQMAGWLQAVSDALPLSYAVEALQEVGAHAEPTGTMWRDVAIVAGAAVAALVLAAATLRRRSG from the coding sequence ATGAACGGACCGATCCTGGCCGCCACCACCGGGCGCATCCTGCGTCAGCTCCGCCACGACCGGCGGACCGTGGCGCTGCTCGTGCTGGTGCCGTCGGTGCTGCTCACGCTCGTCTACTTCATGTACGTCGACCAGCCCGCCCCGCCCGGCGCGCCGAGCACGTTCGACCGGGTGGCCCTGATCATGCTGGGTTTCTTCCCGTTCATCATCATGTTCCTCGTGACCAGCATCGCCATGCTCCGCGAACGCACCACGGGCACGCTGGAGCGCCTGCTCACCACGCCGCTGGGCAAGCTCGACCTGCTGTTCGGGTACGGCATCGCGTTCGGCCTGGCCGGGGTGCTCCAGTCCACAGTCGCCTCGGTCGTCGCGTACCGGGTGTTCGGTCTGGAGACTGCGGGCAGCGCGTGGCTGGTCGTGCTGATCGCCGGGGTGAACGCGGTACTGGCGGTGGCGCTCGGGCTGTTCTGCTCGGCGTTCGCCCGCACCGAGTTCCAGGCGGTTCAGTTCATGCCGGTGGTGGTGGCCCCGCAACTGCTGCTGTGCGGCCTGTTCGTGCCCCGCGACCAGATGGCCGGCTGGCTGCAGGCGGTCAGCGACGCGCTGCCGCTGTCGTACGCGGTCGAGGCGTTGCAGGAGGTCGGCGCGCACGCCGAGCCGACCGGAACGATGTGGCGGGACGTGGCGATCGTGGCCGGGGCGGCGGTGGCGGCGCTGGTGCTGGCCGCCGCGACGCTGCGCCGGCGCAGCGGGTGA
- a CDS encoding ABC transporter ATP-binding protein, whose product MDDAVSVRELVVDRGGRRVLHGISCEVPRGTVTGLLGPSGSGKTTLMRAVVGVQTVGSGTVDVLGRPAGSAELRRRVGYLTQAPSVYADLTVRENARYFAVLQGRGRAEADRAVTDVGLGKAADQLVGTLSGGQRSRASLACALVGEPELVVLDEPTVGQDPVLRADLWARFHAMAAAGTTLLVSSHMMDEAARCDRLLLIREGRLVADDTPAAVRAATGTDDLEEAFLRLIRDAEGEAR is encoded by the coding sequence ATGGACGACGCGGTGTCGGTCCGCGAGCTGGTGGTCGACCGGGGCGGGCGGCGGGTGCTGCACGGCATCAGCTGCGAGGTGCCCCGGGGCACCGTGACCGGACTGCTCGGGCCCAGCGGCAGCGGCAAGACCACGCTGATGCGGGCGGTGGTCGGCGTGCAGACGGTCGGTTCCGGCACCGTCGACGTGCTCGGCCGCCCGGCGGGCTCGGCCGAGCTGCGCCGCCGGGTGGGTTATCTGACGCAGGCGCCGAGCGTCTACGCCGACCTGACGGTGCGGGAGAACGCCCGCTACTTCGCGGTGCTGCAGGGCCGGGGCCGCGCCGAGGCCGACCGCGCGGTGACCGACGTCGGCCTCGGCAAGGCGGCCGACCAGCTCGTCGGCACGCTCTCCGGCGGCCAGCGCAGCCGCGCCTCGCTCGCGTGCGCGCTGGTCGGCGAGCCGGAGCTGGTGGTGCTCGACGAACCCACAGTCGGCCAGGACCCGGTGCTGCGCGCCGACCTGTGGGCCCGGTTCCACGCCATGGCCGCGGCCGGCACCACGCTGCTGGTCTCCAGCCACATGATGGACGAGGCCGCCCGCTGCGACCGGCTGCTGCTGATCCGCGAGGGCCGGCTGGTCGCCGACGACACCCCGGCCGCGGTCCGCGCGGCCACCGGCACCGACGACCTGGAGGAGGCGTTCCTGCGCCTGATCCGCGACGCCGAGGGAGAGGCGCGATGA
- a CDS encoding MerR family transcriptional regulator: protein MDISTREMSLTVGEAAERVGLTTYTLRWYEQEGLVGRVGRDSSGRRRYTESDVNWLFLLTRLRRTGMPVRDMRRYAELARHGDSTLGARRALFEAHRARVLARMAELEEDLKVLEYKIDAYRRAEEESG, encoded by the coding sequence GTGGACATCAGCACGCGGGAGATGAGCCTCACCGTGGGTGAGGCGGCGGAACGGGTCGGCCTGACCACCTACACGCTGCGCTGGTACGAGCAGGAGGGCCTGGTGGGTCGCGTCGGGCGGGATTCGTCGGGCCGCCGGCGCTACACCGAGTCCGACGTCAACTGGCTGTTCCTGCTCACCCGGCTGCGGCGGACCGGCATGCCGGTCCGCGACATGCGCCGCTACGCGGAGCTGGCCCGGCACGGGGACAGCACGCTCGGCGCGCGACGGGCGCTGTTCGAGGCGCACCGGGCCCGGGTGCTGGCCCGGATGGCCGAACTGGAGGAGGACCTGAAGGTCCTCGAGTACAAGATCGACGCATACCGCCGGGCGGAGGAGGAGTCGGGCTGA
- the hisI gene encoding phosphoribosyl-AMP cyclohydrolase: MPAPDAPLTGAPSPGPARPSRLDPAIAAKLRRTPDGLVAAVVRAHDSGEVLMVAWMDDEALHRTLTTGRATYWSRSRGEYWVKGATSGNHQYVRSVALDCDGDALLVSVEQVGAACHTGQRTCFFTDLPVSSPEVTP, translated from the coding sequence GTGCCCGCCCCTGACGCGCCGCTGACCGGCGCCCCCAGTCCCGGCCCGGCCCGGCCGTCCCGGCTCGACCCGGCCATCGCGGCGAAGCTCCGCCGCACCCCGGACGGCCTGGTCGCCGCCGTGGTCCGCGCCCACGACTCGGGCGAGGTGCTGATGGTCGCCTGGATGGACGACGAGGCGCTGCACCGCACGCTCACCACCGGCCGGGCCACCTACTGGTCGCGCAGCCGCGGCGAGTACTGGGTCAAGGGCGCCACCTCGGGCAACCACCAGTACGTGCGCTCGGTGGCGCTCGACTGCGACGGCGACGCGCTGCTGGTCAGCGTCGAGCAGGTCGGGGCGGCCTGCCACACCGGGCAGCGCACCTGCTTCTTCACCGACCTGCCGGTCAGCTCCCCGGAGGTGACCCCGTGA
- a CDS encoding anthranilate synthase component I — protein sequence MTDGTVSPDRSTFADLAARWRVVPVTRRLLADAETPVGVYRKLAGGPGTFLLESAEQGVGSAGTAWSRYSFIGVRSSATLTERDGAASWTGTPPAGVPTGGDPVTVLRETVAALAGPGWDPAGDMPPLTGGLVGYLAYDLVRRFERLPELTEDELDVPELGMMLATDLVVLDHYEGSAILVANAVLPPLDDPGRAERVDAAYHHAVGRLDAMTTALSRPIPPMVSTVDRPGVGEVVSRTPEGGYPKAVETAKEAIRAGECFQIVLSQRFERPTEADPLDVYRVLRTTNPSPYMYLLRFDGFDIVGSSPEAHLKVSAGPDGRRRALLHPIAGTRPRGGSPDGDARLAAELLADPKERAEHVMLVDLGRNDLGRVCRPGTVEVPEFATIERYSHVMHIVSTVVGELREDRTAFDALAATFPAGTLSGAPKVRAMEIIEELEPVRRGVYGGTVGYFAFGGDLDMAIAIRTALIRDGRAYVQAGAGIVADSDPGAEDRETRSKAAAVLAAIAAAETLRAAR from the coding sequence GTGACCGACGGCACCGTCAGCCCGGACCGGTCCACCTTCGCCGACCTGGCCGCCCGCTGGCGGGTCGTGCCGGTGACCCGGCGGCTGCTCGCCGACGCGGAGACGCCGGTCGGGGTCTACCGCAAGCTGGCCGGCGGCCCCGGCACGTTCCTGCTGGAGTCCGCCGAGCAGGGCGTCGGCTCGGCCGGCACGGCCTGGTCGCGCTACTCGTTCATCGGCGTGCGCAGCAGCGCCACGCTGACCGAGCGCGACGGCGCGGCGAGCTGGACCGGCACCCCGCCGGCCGGCGTGCCCACCGGCGGCGACCCGGTCACCGTGCTGCGCGAGACGGTCGCCGCGCTCGCCGGGCCCGGCTGGGATCCGGCCGGTGACATGCCGCCGCTGACCGGCGGCCTGGTCGGCTACCTCGCCTACGACCTGGTCCGCCGCTTCGAGCGCCTGCCCGAGCTGACCGAGGACGAGCTGGACGTGCCCGAGCTGGGCATGATGCTCGCGACCGACCTGGTGGTCCTCGACCACTACGAGGGCTCCGCGATCCTGGTCGCCAACGCCGTGCTGCCGCCGCTGGACGACCCCGGCCGGGCGGAGCGGGTCGACGCCGCGTACCACCACGCCGTGGGCCGGCTCGACGCGATGACCACCGCGCTGTCCCGGCCGATTCCGCCCATGGTCTCGACAGTGGACCGGCCCGGCGTCGGCGAGGTGGTCAGCCGCACCCCCGAGGGCGGCTACCCGAAGGCGGTGGAGACGGCCAAGGAGGCGATCCGGGCCGGCGAGTGCTTCCAGATCGTGCTCAGCCAGCGCTTCGAGCGTCCCACCGAGGCCGACCCGCTCGACGTCTACCGGGTGCTGCGCACCACGAACCCCAGCCCGTACATGTACCTGCTGCGCTTCGACGGCTTCGACATCGTCGGCTCGTCGCCGGAGGCGCACCTCAAGGTCAGCGCCGGCCCGGACGGGCGGCGGCGGGCGCTGCTGCACCCGATCGCCGGCACCCGGCCGCGCGGCGGCTCCCCGGACGGCGACGCCCGGCTCGCCGCCGAGCTGCTCGCCGACCCGAAGGAACGCGCCGAGCACGTGATGCTCGTCGACCTGGGCCGCAACGACTTGGGCCGGGTGTGCCGGCCGGGCACTGTCGAGGTGCCCGAGTTCGCCACCATCGAGCGCTACAGCCACGTCATGCACATCGTCTCCACAGTCGTCGGGGAACTGCGCGAGGACCGCACCGCGTTCGACGCGCTCGCCGCGACGTTCCCGGCCGGGACGCTCAGCGGCGCGCCGAAGGTGCGCGCCATGGAGATCATCGAGGAGCTGGAGCCGGTGCGGCGCGGCGTCTACGGCGGCACCGTCGGCTACTTCGCGTTCGGCGGCGACCTGGACATGGCCATCGCGATCCGCACGGCGCTGATCCGCGACGGCCGCGCCTACGTGCAGGCCGGCGCCGGGATCGTGGCCGATTCCGACCCCGGCGCCGAGGACCGGGAGACGCGCAGCAAGGCCGCCGCCGTGCTCGCCGCCATCGCGGCCGCCGAGACGCTGCGGGCGGCCCGGTGA
- a CDS encoding Trp biosynthesis-associated membrane protein → MSAPGTTAPPARGRRELAYAVLLCLAGAGLACWAVTRTWAVEATARGSLPSGRAERTGTDLLPWVLALTYVGLAGGGAVLATRGRLRRLLGLLLAAVGVAVAVGGGIGLTEAGVSRQWPVLVLAGGLALAAGGAFTALRGDGWPAMGARYERRSAPADEPGRPAVERGTRDAWDALDRGEDPTVS, encoded by the coding sequence GTGAGCGCGCCCGGCACCACCGCGCCGCCGGCCCGCGGCCGGCGCGAACTCGCGTACGCGGTGCTGCTCTGCCTGGCCGGCGCGGGCCTGGCCTGCTGGGCGGTCACCCGGACCTGGGCGGTGGAGGCGACGGCCCGGGGGTCACTGCCGTCCGGGCGGGCCGAGCGCACCGGTACGGACCTGCTGCCCTGGGTGCTGGCGCTGACCTACGTGGGACTCGCCGGCGGTGGCGCGGTGCTCGCCACCCGGGGCCGGCTGCGCCGTCTGCTGGGTCTGCTGCTGGCCGCCGTCGGCGTGGCCGTGGCGGTCGGCGGCGGGATCGGCCTGACCGAGGCGGGGGTCAGCCGGCAGTGGCCGGTGCTGGTGCTCGCCGGCGGCCTGGCCCTGGCGGCCGGTGGCGCCTTCACCGCGCTGCGCGGCGACGGCTGGCCGGCGATGGGCGCCCGGTACGAGCGGCGATCCGCCCCGGCGGACGAGCCCGGCCGTCCGGCGGTCGAGCGTGGCACCCGGGACGCGTGGGACGCGCTGGACCGGGGCGAGGACCCGACGGTCAGCTGA
- the trpC gene encoding indole-3-glycerol phosphate synthase TrpC: MLDEILAGVREDVARRQEQIPLERIRELAAAAPPPLDAYAALRRPGVAVIAEVKRSSPSKGRLAEIADPADLAVDYAAGGARAISVLTEGRWFGGSLDDLAAVRAAVNVPVLRKDFVVSSYQVHEARAHGADLVLLIVAALEQNVLVGLLERIESLGMTALVEVHTEEEADRALEAGAQVIGVNARDLRTLEVDRSVFERIAPGLPSSVVKIAESGVRGPHDLIRYASAGADAVLVGEGLVTQKSPREAVAELVNAGNHPATPRPVR, encoded by the coding sequence GTGCTCGACGAGATCCTGGCCGGCGTGCGCGAGGACGTGGCCCGGCGCCAGGAGCAGATTCCGCTGGAGCGGATCCGGGAACTGGCCGCCGCCGCGCCGCCGCCGCTCGACGCGTACGCGGCCCTGCGCCGCCCCGGCGTCGCAGTGATCGCCGAGGTGAAGCGCTCGTCGCCGTCCAAGGGGCGGCTGGCCGAGATCGCCGACCCGGCGGACCTGGCCGTTGACTACGCGGCAGGTGGCGCGCGGGCGATCAGCGTGCTCACCGAGGGCCGCTGGTTCGGCGGGTCGCTCGACGACCTGGCCGCGGTGCGGGCCGCGGTGAACGTGCCGGTCCTGCGCAAGGACTTCGTCGTCTCCAGCTACCAGGTGCACGAGGCCCGCGCGCACGGCGCCGACCTGGTGCTGCTGATCGTCGCCGCGCTGGAGCAGAACGTGCTGGTCGGGCTGTTGGAGCGGATCGAGTCGCTGGGCATGACCGCGCTGGTCGAGGTGCACACCGAGGAGGAGGCGGACCGCGCCCTGGAGGCCGGTGCGCAGGTGATCGGCGTGAACGCCCGCGATCTGCGTACCCTGGAGGTCGACCGCTCGGTGTTCGAGCGGATCGCGCCCGGCCTGCCGAGCAGCGTCGTCAAGATCGCCGAGTCCGGGGTGCGTGGTCCGCACGACCTGATCCGGTACGCCTCCGCCGGCGCCGACGCCGTGCTGGTGGGCGAGGGCCTGGTCACCCAGAAGAGCCCGCGCGAAGCGGTCGCCGAGCTGGTCAACGCCGGTAACCACCCGGCCACGCCCCGCCCGGTGCGCTGA
- the trpB gene encoding tryptophan synthase subunit beta has translation MSAAPATGPVPDAAGHFGRFGGRFVPEALVAALDELDAAYRKAMGDEDFLAEFDALLRDYAGTPSLLYEARRFSAQIGARVLLKREDLNHTGAHKVRNVLGQALLTKRMGKRRVIAETGAGQHGVATATAAALFDLECVVYMGQVDTERQALNVARMRMLGATVVPVTAGSRTLKDAMNEAMRDWVANVEDTHYLIGTAAGPHPFPEMVRDFVRGIGEEARRQCLDLTGALPDAVAACVGGGSNALGIFHAFVPDTGVRLYGFEAGGEGVDTGRHAASITGGSSGVLHGTRTYVLQDADGQTIESHSISAGLDYPGVGPEHAWLHDTGRATYLPVDDADAMAAFELLCRTEGIIPAIESAHALAGARAIAPRLAEELGREPVIVVNLSGRGDKDVHTAGAYFGILDKE, from the coding sequence ATGAGCGCCGCACCCGCAACCGGCCCGGTCCCCGACGCCGCCGGTCACTTCGGCCGGTTCGGCGGCCGGTTCGTCCCCGAGGCGCTCGTCGCCGCGCTGGACGAGCTGGACGCGGCGTACCGGAAGGCGATGGGCGACGAGGACTTCCTCGCCGAGTTCGACGCGCTGCTGCGCGACTACGCGGGCACCCCCTCGCTGCTCTACGAGGCCCGGCGGTTCTCCGCGCAGATCGGCGCGCGGGTCCTGCTCAAGCGCGAGGACCTCAACCACACCGGCGCGCACAAGGTCCGCAACGTGCTGGGCCAGGCGCTGCTCACCAAGCGGATGGGCAAGCGGCGGGTCATCGCGGAGACCGGCGCCGGCCAGCACGGCGTCGCCACCGCCACCGCCGCCGCGCTGTTCGACCTCGAGTGCGTCGTCTACATGGGCCAGGTGGACACCGAGCGGCAGGCGCTGAACGTGGCGCGGATGCGGATGCTCGGCGCCACCGTCGTCCCGGTGACCGCCGGTTCGCGCACGCTCAAGGACGCGATGAACGAGGCGATGCGGGACTGGGTCGCCAACGTCGAGGACACGCACTACCTGATCGGCACCGCCGCCGGGCCGCACCCGTTCCCGGAGATGGTCCGGGACTTCGTGCGCGGCATCGGCGAGGAGGCCCGCCGGCAGTGCCTGGACCTGACCGGCGCGCTGCCGGACGCGGTCGCGGCCTGCGTCGGCGGCGGCTCCAACGCGCTGGGCATCTTCCACGCGTTCGTGCCGGACACCGGGGTCCGGCTCTACGGCTTCGAGGCCGGCGGCGAGGGCGTCGACACCGGCCGGCACGCCGCCAGCATCACCGGCGGCTCGTCCGGCGTGCTGCACGGCACCCGCACGTACGTCCTCCAGGACGCCGACGGGCAGACCATCGAGTCGCACTCGATCTCGGCCGGCCTGGACTACCCGGGCGTCGGGCCGGAGCACGCCTGGCTGCACGACACCGGCCGGGCCACCTACTTGCCGGTGGACGACGCCGACGCGATGGCCGCGTTCGAGCTGCTCTGCCGCACCGAGGGGATCATCCCGGCGATCGAGAGCGCGCACGCGCTCGCCGGCGCCCGCGCGATCGCCCCCCGGCTGGCCGAGGAGTTGGGCCGGGAGCCGGTGATCGTGGTCAACCTGTCCGGGCGGGGCGACAAGGACGTGCACACCGCCGGCGCGTACTTCGGCATCCTCGACAAGGAGTGA
- the trpA gene encoding tryptophan synthase subunit alpha translates to MSRIGVAFDKARADGRAVLVGCMPAGFPTVEGSIAAMTAMVEAGVDVIEVEIPYSDPVMDGPVIQKASDIALAGGVRVADTLRAVEAVAATGASVVTMTYWNPIEQYGVDAFARDMAAAGGTGLVTPDLIPDEAAEWLAASDAHGLDRTFLVSPSSTDARLRMTAEHCRGFVYATAIMGVTGARAQTSEAAPVLVSRLREVTDIPVGVGLGVGTGAQAATVAGYADAVIVGSALVRCVLDAPDQATGLTALRKLSAELADGVRNPAR, encoded by the coding sequence GTGAGCCGCATCGGGGTCGCCTTCGACAAGGCGCGGGCGGACGGGCGGGCGGTGCTGGTCGGCTGCATGCCGGCGGGCTTCCCGACCGTCGAGGGCAGCATCGCCGCCATGACCGCCATGGTCGAGGCGGGCGTGGACGTCATCGAGGTGGAGATCCCGTACTCCGACCCGGTGATGGACGGCCCGGTGATCCAGAAGGCGAGTGACATCGCGCTCGCCGGGGGCGTGCGCGTCGCGGACACGCTGCGCGCCGTCGAGGCGGTCGCCGCGACCGGGGCGAGCGTGGTCACCATGACCTACTGGAACCCGATCGAGCAGTACGGCGTGGACGCGTTCGCCCGCGACATGGCCGCCGCCGGCGGCACCGGCCTGGTCACGCCGGACCTGATCCCCGACGAGGCCGCCGAGTGGCTGGCCGCCTCGGACGCGCACGGCCTGGACCGGACGTTCCTGGTCTCGCCGTCCTCGACCGACGCGCGGCTGCGGATGACCGCCGAGCACTGCCGCGGGTTCGTCTACGCCACCGCGATCATGGGGGTCACCGGCGCGCGGGCGCAGACCTCCGAGGCGGCCCCGGTGCTGGTCTCCCGGCTGCGCGAGGTCACCGACATCCCGGTCGGCGTCGGGCTGGGCGTGGGCACCGGCGCGCAGGCCGCCACCGTCGCCGGGTACGCCGACGCGGTGATCGTGGGCAGCGCGCTGGTCCGCTGCGTGCTGGACGCCCCGGACCAGGCCACCGGCCTGACCGCGCTGCGCAAGCTCAGCGCCGAACTGGCCGACGGAGTCCGCAACCCCGCTCGCTGA
- a CDS encoding NUDIX domain-containing protein, translating into MSPLTWAVAAVVTDASGRLLLCRRSEGARRWGLPGGRLRHDESPADAVVRAVRAETGWAVEPADLVGLYRVTDPQAPAPPAGRCGARPDVLVHVFRAAPAGVQPAGDPVAGCLVEWWSAEGLPGALTPTTRAAVADALAGRSGVLRRTTTTADALPPPGDGPPAPPGQRASEQADSSSR; encoded by the coding sequence ATGAGCCCGCTCACCTGGGCGGTCGCCGCTGTCGTCACCGACGCATCCGGCCGGCTGCTGCTCTGCCGCCGGTCCGAGGGGGCCCGGCGCTGGGGCCTGCCGGGCGGCCGGTTGCGTCACGACGAGAGCCCGGCGGACGCCGTCGTCCGGGCGGTCCGCGCGGAGACCGGCTGGGCGGTGGAGCCGGCTGACCTGGTGGGCCTCTACCGGGTCACCGATCCGCAGGCGCCCGCCCCACCGGCCGGGCGGTGCGGCGCGCGGCCGGACGTGCTGGTGCACGTGTTCCGCGCCGCGCCGGCCGGCGTGCAGCCCGCGGGCGATCCGGTGGCCGGGTGCCTGGTGGAGTGGTGGTCCGCGGAGGGGTTGCCCGGCGCGCTGACCCCCACGACGCGCGCGGCGGTCGCGGACGCGCTCGCCGGGCGCTCCGGCGTGCTGCGCCGCACCACGACCACCGCCGACGCGCTCCCGCCACCCGGCGACGGGCCGCCCGCCCCGCCCGGCCAGCGCGCCTCCGAGCAGGCCGACAGCAGTAGCCGCTGA
- the lgt gene encoding prolipoprotein diacylglyceryl transferase → MTLAPMTPLAAMPSPSTAVWQLGPVPIRAYALCIILGIVVACVVTEYRLRRRGVAPGAVLDIAVWAVPAGIIGARIYHVITSPEKYFGAGGEPIKALYIWEGGLGIWGAVAGGAVGAWLAARQLGIPFTVIADALAPGLPLAQAVGRLGNWFNNELYGGRTTLPWGLEVHVMDPDNPGHALRDDAGNPVLQPGLYHPTFLYEALWNVGVAALVLYLDRKLRLGRGRAFALYVMGYTAGRFWIELMRTDEANLILGVRLNVWTAALVFLGALAYFIRVRGPREYLVPVGEPAPAAGPAGDVSQVDLSARDADVRPVAPEGYRVVTEDQFEAYRKTGVLPPVEPPADDEPAPADSAAGTATDGDDSADADRADGDGTDPERADAERTNAGRADGGGRPADRDS, encoded by the coding sequence GTGACCCTCGCCCCGATGACCCCACTGGCGGCCATGCCCAGCCCCAGCACCGCCGTCTGGCAGCTCGGTCCGGTTCCGATCCGGGCGTACGCGCTCTGCATCATCCTCGGCATCGTGGTGGCCTGCGTGGTCACCGAGTACCGGCTGCGCCGCCGCGGTGTCGCGCCGGGCGCGGTGCTCGACATCGCCGTCTGGGCGGTGCCGGCGGGCATCATCGGCGCGCGGATCTACCACGTGATCACCTCGCCGGAGAAATACTTCGGTGCCGGCGGCGAGCCGATCAAGGCGCTCTACATCTGGGAGGGCGGCCTCGGCATCTGGGGCGCGGTGGCCGGTGGCGCGGTCGGCGCGTGGCTCGCCGCCCGGCAGCTCGGCATCCCGTTCACGGTGATCGCCGACGCGCTGGCGCCGGGCCTGCCCCTGGCGCAGGCGGTCGGCCGCCTGGGCAACTGGTTCAACAACGAGCTGTACGGCGGGCGCACCACGCTGCCCTGGGGCCTCGAGGTGCACGTGATGGACCCGGACAACCCGGGGCACGCGCTGCGCGACGACGCCGGCAACCCGGTGCTCCAGCCGGGGCTCTACCACCCGACGTTCCTCTACGAGGCGCTCTGGAACGTCGGCGTCGCCGCGCTGGTGCTCTACCTCGACCGCAAGCTGCGGCTCGGGCGCGGCCGGGCGTTCGCGCTCTACGTGATGGGTTACACGGCGGGCCGGTTCTGGATCGAGCTGATGCGCACCGACGAGGCGAACCTGATCCTCGGCGTACGCCTCAACGTCTGGACCGCCGCGCTGGTCTTCCTCGGCGCGCTGGCCTACTTCATCCGGGTCCGCGGTCCCCGCGAATACCTGGTGCCGGTGGGCGAGCCGGCCCCCGCTGCCGGCCCCGCGGGCGACGTGTCCCAGGTCGACCTCTCCGCCCGGGACGCCGACGTACGACCGGTCGCGCCCGAGGGCTACCGGGTGGTGACCGAGGACCAGTTCGAGGCATACCGGAAGACCGGCGTGCTGCCCCCGGTGGAGCCGCCGGCCGACGACGAACCGGCACCGGCCGACTCCGCCGCCGGCACCGCGACGGACGGCGACGACAGCGCGGACGCCGACCGGGCGGACGGCGACGGCACGGACCCGGAGCGGGCGGACGCCGAGCGGACGAACGCCGGCCGGGCTGACGGCGGCGGGCGCCCGGCGGACCGGGACAGCTGA
- a CDS encoding NAD(P)/FAD-dependent oxidoreductase has product MRSAVVVGAGLGGMAAAGVLARSGWQVTLLERADRVRPEPTAVVLWPNGVRALRALGLGDGLDAIATPLPDGGVRRPDGHWLVQARSTPAERMPVVVHREDLHDALIAGLGDRVELRTGVTVRTVRAAPGERPAVGDGRHTYEADLVVAADGTDSEIRRHLAPETAVVSSGCAAWRAVIPWYRAPQLPDDQPVHGETLGAGYRFLAASLGERGTAGASRRGGVYWVATAAGAPRPEPPEIQLALLKRWFAGWPAPIATLLEATDPEDVVQQEIRELRPLPKAYGFPAGPGGVVLLGDAAHAMPPHLGQGACLAFEDAATLAGLLRESRLPDAVTAYDRLRRPRAATMVRQTRRMSAVLQARGRLALRARDAALGTISPRLRNTAAAAAAAWQPPS; this is encoded by the coding sequence ATGCGCAGCGCGGTGGTGGTCGGCGCCGGCCTCGGCGGAATGGCGGCGGCCGGTGTGCTGGCCCGGTCGGGCTGGCAGGTCACGCTGCTGGAACGCGCCGACCGGGTCCGCCCGGAGCCGACCGCCGTGGTGCTCTGGCCCAACGGGGTCCGCGCGCTGCGTGCCCTCGGGCTGGGCGACGGGCTGGACGCGATCGCCACCCCGCTGCCCGACGGCGGCGTCCGCCGGCCGGACGGCCACTGGCTGGTGCAGGCCCGGTCCACGCCGGCCGAACGGATGCCGGTGGTGGTGCACCGGGAGGATCTGCACGACGCGCTCATCGCGGGCCTGGGTGACCGGGTCGAACTGCGGACCGGCGTGACGGTGCGGACGGTACGCGCGGCGCCGGGCGAGCGCCCGGCGGTGGGCGACGGCCGGCACACCTACGAGGCGGACCTGGTGGTGGCCGCCGACGGCACCGACAGCGAGATCCGGCGGCACCTCGCCCCGGAGACCGCCGTGGTCAGCTCCGGCTGTGCCGCCTGGCGCGCGGTCATCCCCTGGTACCGCGCCCCGCAGCTGCCGGACGACCAGCCGGTGCACGGCGAGACGCTCGGCGCCGGGTACCGCTTCCTGGCCGCCTCGCTCGGCGAGCGGGGCACCGCGGGCGCCTCCCGCCGGGGCGGCGTCTACTGGGTCGCCACCGCCGCGGGCGCGCCCCGCCCGGAGCCGCCGGAGATCCAGCTCGCGCTGCTCAAGCGCTGGTTCGCGGGCTGGCCCGCCCCGATCGCCACGCTGCTGGAGGCGACCGACCCGGAGGACGTCGTCCAGCAGGAGATCCGTGAGCTGCGTCCGCTGCCGAAGGCGTACGGCTTCCCGGCCGGCCCGGGCGGCGTAGTGCTGCTCGGCGACGCCGCGCACGCCATGCCGCCGCACCTCGGGCAGGGCGCCTGCCTGGCGTTCGAGGACGCGGCGACGCTGGCCGGGCTGCTGCGGGAGTCGCGGCTGCCCGACGCGGTGACCGCGTACGACAGGTTGCGCCGCCCCCGGGCGGCCACGATGGTCCGGCAGACCCGGCGGATGTCGGCGGTCCTGCAGGCTCGGGGCCGGCTGGCGCTCCGGGCCCGGGACGCCGCCCTGGGCACGATCAGCCCGCGACTGCGCAACACCGCCGCCGCGGCGGCCGCCGCCTGGCAGCCGCCGTCCTGA